The Leadbetterella byssophila DSM 17132 DNA window AATCCCAAACAATCCAAAGAAGTGCATAGGGCTCTTCCCGAATTTGTTCACAAAGGTGATCGACAATAAATCCAGGAAGCCATTAAAGAAGCGTTCCAATCCAAATTTTGTGTGACCGTATTTTCGTGCCTGATGATGCACTACTTTTTCGCCTATCTTTCCAAAACCACTCCATTTGGCTACTACCGGAATGTAGCGGTGCATTTCACCGTAAATGATGATATTCTTGGTTACTTTGCTGTTGTATGCCTTTAGTCCGCAATTCATGTCATGAAGAGGGATATCATGAATCATTCGGGTGGTGGCATTGAAGAGTTTTGTAGGCAGAGTTTTAGTGATGGGATCATATCTCTTTTGTTTCCAGCCGGAAACGAGATCATATCCATCCTCTGTGATCATCTTATACAGTTCAGGTATTTCATCCGGACTGTCCTGTAGATCGGCATCCATAGTAATAACCACCTGACCTTGGGTTTCATTAAAGCCCG harbors:
- a CDS encoding glycosyltransferase family 2 protein, with product MDISVVIPLYNEAESLRELHAWIKRVMENHAFSYEVLFIDDGSNDDSWNIILDLARNNPEVRGFKFAKNYGKTAALQTGFNETQGQVVITMDADLQDSPDEIPELYKMITEDGYDLVSGWKQKRYDPITKTLPTKLFNATTRMIHDIPLHDMNCGLKAYNSKVTKNIIIYGEMHRYIPVVAKWSGFGKIGEKVVHHQARKYGHTKFGLERFFNGFLDLLSITFVNKFGKSPMHFFGLFGILSFLGGLAIATYLIGEKLYSIYNHQPYRNVTDNPLFFLGLTAALIGSQMFLAGFLGELLVRNSVKKDEYTIAEKT